CGGGTTTCGGACCGAAGCGTTCATCGCCTGCATTGCATTGATCGCCACACGAGGGTCGGTTGCGTCCAGGCCCCACATGGTCGAGCAGACCCAAGCATAGAAGAACCCGAAAATGGCGCCGGTGCACAGGAGCGAGAGCATCGACATCGGCATGATAAGACGGGCCATCAGGCTTGTCCTACAGACGCGGCTGCGTGTTGGGCTGTCTCTTCCCTTTGGCGGGACGCACTCAATACGCGGGTAAAGATCACCAGCGCTGCGATTTGGCCAAGGATCACAGCCGGCCAGATCAGGGCGAACTGCGCGTCGAAGTATTTCTGGGGCCCGAATGACACCAGCGCCATCAACGCCGCCATCACGCTCAGGCTGCGCCCGATGGCGTTTGTGAGCGGCTGTACGATTATTGCCGACAGCGCGACAGAGGCTGAGGCGCCAAGAAATGGGGCGATACCAAAGAGCGGGGTTGCAATCGGCGGATGCGGCCGGATGCCGACATAGAGCGCCGAAAGCATGATGAGTTGCAGCAGTATCAGTGTAGCCAGGGCTGCATGGGCCTGACGGTCATAATGAGTCATTGTCTCTCTCCAAAAGCGTATTTGTAGTTACGGTTGCGCATATCCGTAATTTGAGATACGGTTTCTGTCAACACGCTGGAGACAGAAATGCGCGAAGAAAAGAGATCGCTGCGACAACAGCAGATCGAAGCGGCGGCCTACGAGGTGTTGGAGGCCAAGGGCTATGGCGGCACCTCGATGCTTGGCATCGCGAAACAGGCGCGGGCCTCGAATGAGACGCTCTACAACTGGTACGGCGACAAGCAGGGCCTGTTTCAGGCTCTTGTCACGCGTAATGCAGAAGTGGTGAAAGAGCACCTGGAATCAGAACTGGAGACCGATCACCAAGCGATTTCCATTCTCGGCACACTAGGACCCAAATTGCTGAACCTGCTCACCGGCGACAGAGCCGTTGCGCTGAATCGTGCAGCGGCGGCGGATAGTAGTGGAGAACTCGGCGCGACCCTCTCAAAGGCCGGGCGAGAGGCAGTGTTCCCACTGCTTGAAAGGGTGCTGCTGCGCGCCCGGGACGAGGGCGTGCTGAACTTCGAAGATACCGGAGAGGCCGTGGCGCTTTATCTCGACCTGCTAATCGGAGATCAGCAGATCAGGCGCGTTATTGGCCGTCTTCCGCAGCCATCGGAAACCTTTTGTCGAGAGCGGTCCGAGCGTGCTGTCAGGCTCCTACGCCAAATTCTACGCTAAACTCAAAAAACAAAAGGAATTCAAAACATGACGACCCTACTCGCGCCCAATGCCTGCCAGACCATGGTTGATCTCCGCGCGCAGATCGACGCGATCGATGTCGACCTGATCGATCTGCTGGTCACCAGGAGCCGCTATATCGACCGGGCCGTGGACCTCAAGAGAATCGAAGGCCTGCCGGCGCGCACGACGGACCGGGTGGCCGAGGTGCTGGACAAGGTCAGTTCAACCGCGTCCGAACAGGGCCTGGATCCGAACCTCGCACGTAAGCTTTGGGCCGAGTTGATCGAATGGTCTATTCAGCGGGAAGTCAGGGAGCTTGGGGAATAGTGCGATTCCGAAAGGGCGAAGTTGGTGGGGCTGACCTATGAAATTCATCCGCGATATCAGGGCTGCTGGGATTTTTCACAAGGCGGTGAAGTTCATGCAGGCAGGAGATTACTCGGCCGTTCTTGACCGGCTGGACGGGTTCCAAGCGCAACCATATTTCTTGGCCAAGGCGGAACTTTTTCGTGCAATGGCGCGGCATCGGCAGGGAAGATTTTCGGAGGCGGTTCATCACTATGACAACTTCCTGACAAACCATCTCGCGGACATGCCGCCAAAGGACCGTGTCTATGTGGAAGAGTACGCGAAATTCTTCAGAAGCCGCGCCCAAGCGAGACTTGATCCGTCAACGCCGTTGTATTCATCGCTTGCGGAATTGAGAAAACTTGCAGCCGTAGCGCCGTTCCTCACCAGGGCCGAGTTTACTTTTGACGACTCGGCAGAAGCTGACCTGACTGGAAAGACCTGACCTTCTACTTCTTCGTAAAATGGCGTCTCGGTCCTGCACAGTACAAGTTCGGCCATCGCCGAATTTTGCAGGCGCGGCGAATGACAGGAAAGCGGGCTGCGACCGTAGAATCTCGAAGGCGCGGTGAAAGGTCGGTATGGGCCGTGGCGGGGGGTCAAGGACTGTCAGCAGTGCCACCCAGAAGTCCGTTGTGAGCCTCTCAGATACCATTCAATGGAAATGCGGTGCAAAAAATCGCTGAGAGCGCACTTATGCAAACTCTCCGCCTGTGGCTCCAAGATTTGCGTGCGATCTCTCTGGGGCAAAGACGATCAAACGCAGTGCCGGGCGGTCCTCAACCGCGGCGGCGGCGTACCGTGCGGGCGAGCGCATCGAGTGCCAGCGCGAGGGGCGGCTGCATGACTACACCGCCAAGCGGGGCATCGAGGAGACCTTCATTCTGACACCCGAGAATGCGCCGTCCTGGGCGCAGGATCGGGCGGCGCTCTGGAACGCCGCCGAGGAGAGCGAGACCCGACGCAACTCCGTCACTGCCCGCGAGTGGGAGCTGGCACTGCCGTCCGAGATCAGCGCCGAGGATCGGTCTCAGATCACCCGGCAGTTTGCTGAA
This Ruegeria sp. THAF33 DNA region includes the following protein-coding sequences:
- a CDS encoding TetR/AcrR family transcriptional regulator, with product MREEKRSLRQQQIEAAAYEVLEAKGYGGTSMLGIAKQARASNETLYNWYGDKQGLFQALVTRNAEVVKEHLESELETDHQAISILGTLGPKLLNLLTGDRAVALNRAAAADSSGELGATLSKAGREAVFPLLERVLLRARDEGVLNFEDTGEAVALYLDLLIGDQQIRRVIGRLPQPSETFCRERSERAVRLLRQILR
- a CDS encoding chorismate mutase, which translates into the protein MTTLLAPNACQTMVDLRAQIDAIDVDLIDLLVTRSRYIDRAVDLKRIEGLPARTTDRVAEVLDKVSSTASEQGLDPNLARKLWAELIEWSIQREVRELGE